One window of Syngnathus acus chromosome 16, fSynAcu1.2, whole genome shotgun sequence genomic DNA carries:
- the arnt gene encoding aryl hydrocarbon receptor nuclear translocator isoform X1, whose amino-acid sequence MLFHTDMSSSNQDLAEADLGMGASGAQASGGDVIPKSSKRRAAPDFDDDEGNKLFRCDDDTGGSNDKERFARENHSEIERRRRNKMTAYITELSDMVPTCSALARKPDKLTILRMAVSHMKSLRGSGNTNPDGSYKPSFLTDQELKHLILEAADGFLFVVSCESGRIVYVSDSVTPVLNQSQSDWLGSSLYDQLHPDDTEKLREQLSTVENNNTGRMLDLKTGTVKKESQQSSARMTMGARRSFICRMRCGSCPVEPVSMNRLNFLRNRNRNGLGVAKEGEPQYVVVHCTGYIKSWPPAGVSLSDNQADNAQGSRYCLVAIGRLQVTCCPGDSDVNSISVPVEFISRHNCQGIFTFVDHRCVAAVSYQPQELLGKNILELAHPEDQGLLRDSFQQVMKLKGQVLSVMFRFRAKSREWIWMRTSSFTFQNPFSEEIEYIICTNVNVKNATQDPLTPARSPGSLLPASLCQSGSNSPSVVVSPRQVATRQLQQQQQQAELEGGGASDGLYEAGPITLSQVEVQPATSAGPDHGKSLEKPDLYPSSLFQGQSKGVAAPPTPSAQIYPPVNNFNASDAYRPVSMAPQMPQPAHSAGQMLAQLSRQNGAPQPVTPSNIASPLHRGPAGGWPGPGAGAGTQFTNQQVAPQAAKTMSPPFASMGGFGGGSSTSFGQMPTGAAPSQTSGPNYPQINARASVNTNGYDASQSQFPSRAAEAVWPQWQGQQQHSQSNAEQQPHAQANQQDMFTDVLSMLDQPSNFNSDDFDIPMYPTFHE is encoded by the exons ATGTTATTCCACACGGACATGTCATCTTCAAACCAAG ATTTAGCTGAGGCAGATCTGGGCATGGGGGCCAGCGGGGCCCAAGCGAGCGGCGGGGACGTCATACCAAAAAGCAGCAAGAGACGAGCAGC GCCCGATTTTGATGACGACGAAGGAAACAAGTTGTTCAG GTGCGACGATGACACGGGTGGCTCCAACGATAAAGAGCGCTTCGCTAG GGAGAACCACAGCGAGAtcgagcggcggcggcggaatAAGATGACGGCCTATATCACGGAGTTGTCGGACATGGTGCCTACCTGCAGCGCGCTGGCGCGCAAGCCCGACAAGCTCACCATCCTGCGCATGGCCGTGTCACACATGAAGTCGCTGAGAGGCAGTGGCAACACCAACCCGGACGGCTCCTACAAGCCCTCCTTTCTCACCGACCAG GAGCTGAAGCACCTCATCCTGGAGGCGGCTGACGGCTTTCTGTTCGTGGTGTCGTGCGAGAGCGGTCGCATCGTTTACGTGTCGGACTCGGTGACGCCCGTCCTCAACCAGTCACAATCCGACTGGCTGGGCTCATCGCTCTATGACCAGCTGCATCCCGATGACACGGAGAAGCTGAGGGAGCAGCTGTCCACGGTGGAGAACAACAACACGG GGAGGATGTTGGACTTGAAAACGGGAACGGTGAAGAAGGAGAGCCAGCAGTCCTCGGCCAGGATGACGATGGGAGCCCGTCGCTCGTTCATATGCCGAATGAG GTGTGGCTCGTGTCCGGTGGAACCAGTGTCTATGAACAGACTCAACTTCCTTAGGAATAGAAACAG GAACGGTTTGGGTGTTGCAAAGGAGGGAGAGCCGCAGTATGTGGTGGTCCACTGTACAGGATACATCAAATCCTGGCCGCCCGCAG GTGTCTCCTTATCAGACAACCAAGCGGACAACGCTCAGGGGAGTCGCTACTGTCTCGTTGCCATCGGCAGACTGCAG GTGACTTGCTGTCCAGGTGACTCGGATGTCAACAGCATCAGCGTTCCGGTGGAGTTCATCTCGCGCCATAACTGCCAGGGCATTTTCACCTTTGTCGACCACCGATGCGTGGCGGCCGTCAGCTACCAGCCGCAG GAGCTGTTGGGAAAGAATATTCTTGAACTTGCCCATCCCGAGGACCAGGGCTTGCTCCGGGACAGCTTTCAACAG GTGATGAAGCTGAAGGGTCAAGTCCTTTCAGTGATGTTCCGCTTCCGCGCCAAATCGAGAGAATGGATTTGGATGAGAACCAGCTCCTTCACCTTCCAGAACCCGTTTTCGGAAGAGATTGAATACATCATCTGCACAAATGTCAACGTCAA AAACGCGACTCAGGACCCTCTCACACCCGCCCGCTCCCCAGGGAGTTTGCTGCCCGCCTCCCTGTGTCAGAGCGGCTCAAACAGCCCCTCTGTGGTTGTTAGCCCCAGGCAGGTAGCTACCAG GCAattgcagcagcaacagcagcaggccGAACtggaagggggcggggccagtGACGGCCTGTATGAGGCGGGACCGATAACGCTCTCCCAG GTGGAGGTGCAGCCGGCGACTTCGGCTGGGCCAGACCACGGCAAGAGCCTGGAAAAGCCCGACCTGTACCCATCGTCCCTTTTCCAAGGTCAAAGCAAGGGCGTGGCCGCCCCTCCAACGCCCTCAGCCCAAATCTACCCCCCTGTCAACAACTTCAACGCCAGCGATGCATACAG GCCAGTCAGCATGGCGCCGCAGATGCCGCAACCGGCCCACTCGGCGGGGCAGATGCTAGCCCAGCTGTCCCGGCAGAATGGAGCCCCGCAGCCCGTCACCCCCTCCAACATCGCCAGTCCCCTCCACAGAGGACCGGCAGGAGGCTGGCCCGGTCCCGGAGCAGGCGCCGGAACCCAATTCACGAATCAG CAGGTGGCTCCCCAAGCAGCTAAGACCATGTCTCCGCCGTTTGCTTCCATGGGTGGGTTTGGAGGCGGCTCTTCTACTTCTTTTGGCCAGATGCCCACTGGTGCAGCTCCCAGTCAAACCAGCGGCCCAAACTACCCACAAATCAACGCACGTGCCAGCGTCAACACAAACGGTTATG ATGCTTCTCAGTCGCAGTTCCCCTCCCGGGCAGCGGAGGCGGTGTGGCCCCAGTGGCAgggccagcagcagcactcGCAGAGCAATGCCGAGCAGCAGCCTCACGCGCAAGCCAACCAGCAAGACATGTTTACT GACGTGTTGTCCATGCTGGACCAGCCCAGCAACTTCAATAGCGATGACTTTGATATTCCCATGTACCCCACATTTCACGAGTGA
- the arnt gene encoding aryl hydrocarbon receptor nuclear translocator isoform X3: protein MLFHTDMSSSNQDLAEADLGMGASGAQASGGDVIPKSSKRRAAPDFDDDEGNKLFRCDDDTGGSNDKERFARENHSEIERRRRNKMTAYITELSDMVPTCSALARKPDKLTILRMAVSHMKSLRGSGNTNPDGSYKPSFLTDQELKHLILEAADGFLFVVSCESGRIVYVSDSVTPVLNQSQSDWLGSSLYDQLHPDDTEKLREQLSTVENNNTGRMLDLKTGTVKKESQQSSARMTMGARRSFICRMRCGSCPVEPVSMNRLNFLRNRNRNGLGVAKEGEPQYVVVHCTGYIKSWPPAGVSLSDNQADNAQGSRYCLVAIGRLQVTCCPGDSDVNSISVPVEFISRHNCQGIFTFVDHRCVAAVSYQPQELLGKNILELAHPEDQGLLRDSFQQVMKLKGQVLSVMFRFRAKSREWIWMRTSSFTFQNPFSEEIEYIICTNVNVKQLQQQQQQAELEGGGASDGLYEAGPITLSQVEVQPATSAGPDHGKSLEKPDLYPSSLFQGQSKGVAAPPTPSAQIYPPVNNFNASDAYRPVSMAPQMPQPAHSAGQMLAQLSRQNGAPQPVTPSNIASPLHRGPAGGWPGPGAGAGTQFTNQQVAPQAAKTMSPPFASMGGFGGGSSTSFGQMPTGAAPSQTSGPNYPQINARASVNTNGYDASQSQFPSRAAEAVWPQWQGQQQHSQSNAEQQPHAQANQQDMFTDVLSMLDQPSNFNSDDFDIPMYPTFHE, encoded by the exons ATGTTATTCCACACGGACATGTCATCTTCAAACCAAG ATTTAGCTGAGGCAGATCTGGGCATGGGGGCCAGCGGGGCCCAAGCGAGCGGCGGGGACGTCATACCAAAAAGCAGCAAGAGACGAGCAGC GCCCGATTTTGATGACGACGAAGGAAACAAGTTGTTCAG GTGCGACGATGACACGGGTGGCTCCAACGATAAAGAGCGCTTCGCTAG GGAGAACCACAGCGAGAtcgagcggcggcggcggaatAAGATGACGGCCTATATCACGGAGTTGTCGGACATGGTGCCTACCTGCAGCGCGCTGGCGCGCAAGCCCGACAAGCTCACCATCCTGCGCATGGCCGTGTCACACATGAAGTCGCTGAGAGGCAGTGGCAACACCAACCCGGACGGCTCCTACAAGCCCTCCTTTCTCACCGACCAG GAGCTGAAGCACCTCATCCTGGAGGCGGCTGACGGCTTTCTGTTCGTGGTGTCGTGCGAGAGCGGTCGCATCGTTTACGTGTCGGACTCGGTGACGCCCGTCCTCAACCAGTCACAATCCGACTGGCTGGGCTCATCGCTCTATGACCAGCTGCATCCCGATGACACGGAGAAGCTGAGGGAGCAGCTGTCCACGGTGGAGAACAACAACACGG GGAGGATGTTGGACTTGAAAACGGGAACGGTGAAGAAGGAGAGCCAGCAGTCCTCGGCCAGGATGACGATGGGAGCCCGTCGCTCGTTCATATGCCGAATGAG GTGTGGCTCGTGTCCGGTGGAACCAGTGTCTATGAACAGACTCAACTTCCTTAGGAATAGAAACAG GAACGGTTTGGGTGTTGCAAAGGAGGGAGAGCCGCAGTATGTGGTGGTCCACTGTACAGGATACATCAAATCCTGGCCGCCCGCAG GTGTCTCCTTATCAGACAACCAAGCGGACAACGCTCAGGGGAGTCGCTACTGTCTCGTTGCCATCGGCAGACTGCAG GTGACTTGCTGTCCAGGTGACTCGGATGTCAACAGCATCAGCGTTCCGGTGGAGTTCATCTCGCGCCATAACTGCCAGGGCATTTTCACCTTTGTCGACCACCGATGCGTGGCGGCCGTCAGCTACCAGCCGCAG GAGCTGTTGGGAAAGAATATTCTTGAACTTGCCCATCCCGAGGACCAGGGCTTGCTCCGGGACAGCTTTCAACAG GTGATGAAGCTGAAGGGTCAAGTCCTTTCAGTGATGTTCCGCTTCCGCGCCAAATCGAGAGAATGGATTTGGATGAGAACCAGCTCCTTCACCTTCCAGAACCCGTTTTCGGAAGAGATTGAATACATCATCTGCACAAATGTCAACGTCAA GCAattgcagcagcaacagcagcaggccGAACtggaagggggcggggccagtGACGGCCTGTATGAGGCGGGACCGATAACGCTCTCCCAG GTGGAGGTGCAGCCGGCGACTTCGGCTGGGCCAGACCACGGCAAGAGCCTGGAAAAGCCCGACCTGTACCCATCGTCCCTTTTCCAAGGTCAAAGCAAGGGCGTGGCCGCCCCTCCAACGCCCTCAGCCCAAATCTACCCCCCTGTCAACAACTTCAACGCCAGCGATGCATACAG GCCAGTCAGCATGGCGCCGCAGATGCCGCAACCGGCCCACTCGGCGGGGCAGATGCTAGCCCAGCTGTCCCGGCAGAATGGAGCCCCGCAGCCCGTCACCCCCTCCAACATCGCCAGTCCCCTCCACAGAGGACCGGCAGGAGGCTGGCCCGGTCCCGGAGCAGGCGCCGGAACCCAATTCACGAATCAG CAGGTGGCTCCCCAAGCAGCTAAGACCATGTCTCCGCCGTTTGCTTCCATGGGTGGGTTTGGAGGCGGCTCTTCTACTTCTTTTGGCCAGATGCCCACTGGTGCAGCTCCCAGTCAAACCAGCGGCCCAAACTACCCACAAATCAACGCACGTGCCAGCGTCAACACAAACGGTTATG ATGCTTCTCAGTCGCAGTTCCCCTCCCGGGCAGCGGAGGCGGTGTGGCCCCAGTGGCAgggccagcagcagcactcGCAGAGCAATGCCGAGCAGCAGCCTCACGCGCAAGCCAACCAGCAAGACATGTTTACT GACGTGTTGTCCATGCTGGACCAGCCCAGCAACTTCAATAGCGATGACTTTGATATTCCCATGTACCCCACATTTCACGAGTGA
- the arnt gene encoding aryl hydrocarbon receptor nuclear translocator isoform X2 yields MLFHTDMSSSNQDLAEADLGMGASGAQASGGDVIPKSSKRRAAPDFDDDEGNKLFRCDDDTGGSNDKERFARENHSEIERRRRNKMTAYITELSDMVPTCSALARKPDKLTILRMAVSHMKSLRGSGNTNPDGSYKPSFLTDQELKHLILEAADGFLFVVSCESGRIVYVSDSVTPVLNQSQSDWLGSSLYDQLHPDDTEKLREQLSTVENNNTGRMLDLKTGTVKKESQQSSARMTMGARRSFICRMRCGSCPVEPVSMNRLNFLRNRNRNGLGVAKEGEPQYVVVHCTGYIKSWPPAGVSLSDNQADNAQGSRYCLVAIGRLQVTCCPGDSDVNSISVPVEFISRHNCQGIFTFVDHRCVAAVSYQPQELLGKNILELAHPEDQGLLRDSFQQVMKLKGQVLSVMFRFRAKSREWIWMRTSSFTFQNPFSEEIEYIICTNVNVKNATQDPLTPARSPGSLLPASLCQSGSNSPSVVVSPRQVATRQLQQQQQQAELEGGGASDGLYEAGPITLSQVEVQPATSAGPDHGKSLEKPDLYPSSLFQGQSKGVAAPPTPSAQIYPPVNNFNASDAYRPVSMAPQMPQPAHSAGQMLAQLSRQNGAPQPVTPSNIASPLHRGPAGGWPGPGAGAGTQFTNQVAPQAAKTMSPPFASMGGFGGGSSTSFGQMPTGAAPSQTSGPNYPQINARASVNTNGYDASQSQFPSRAAEAVWPQWQGQQQHSQSNAEQQPHAQANQQDMFTDVLSMLDQPSNFNSDDFDIPMYPTFHE; encoded by the exons ATGTTATTCCACACGGACATGTCATCTTCAAACCAAG ATTTAGCTGAGGCAGATCTGGGCATGGGGGCCAGCGGGGCCCAAGCGAGCGGCGGGGACGTCATACCAAAAAGCAGCAAGAGACGAGCAGC GCCCGATTTTGATGACGACGAAGGAAACAAGTTGTTCAG GTGCGACGATGACACGGGTGGCTCCAACGATAAAGAGCGCTTCGCTAG GGAGAACCACAGCGAGAtcgagcggcggcggcggaatAAGATGACGGCCTATATCACGGAGTTGTCGGACATGGTGCCTACCTGCAGCGCGCTGGCGCGCAAGCCCGACAAGCTCACCATCCTGCGCATGGCCGTGTCACACATGAAGTCGCTGAGAGGCAGTGGCAACACCAACCCGGACGGCTCCTACAAGCCCTCCTTTCTCACCGACCAG GAGCTGAAGCACCTCATCCTGGAGGCGGCTGACGGCTTTCTGTTCGTGGTGTCGTGCGAGAGCGGTCGCATCGTTTACGTGTCGGACTCGGTGACGCCCGTCCTCAACCAGTCACAATCCGACTGGCTGGGCTCATCGCTCTATGACCAGCTGCATCCCGATGACACGGAGAAGCTGAGGGAGCAGCTGTCCACGGTGGAGAACAACAACACGG GGAGGATGTTGGACTTGAAAACGGGAACGGTGAAGAAGGAGAGCCAGCAGTCCTCGGCCAGGATGACGATGGGAGCCCGTCGCTCGTTCATATGCCGAATGAG GTGTGGCTCGTGTCCGGTGGAACCAGTGTCTATGAACAGACTCAACTTCCTTAGGAATAGAAACAG GAACGGTTTGGGTGTTGCAAAGGAGGGAGAGCCGCAGTATGTGGTGGTCCACTGTACAGGATACATCAAATCCTGGCCGCCCGCAG GTGTCTCCTTATCAGACAACCAAGCGGACAACGCTCAGGGGAGTCGCTACTGTCTCGTTGCCATCGGCAGACTGCAG GTGACTTGCTGTCCAGGTGACTCGGATGTCAACAGCATCAGCGTTCCGGTGGAGTTCATCTCGCGCCATAACTGCCAGGGCATTTTCACCTTTGTCGACCACCGATGCGTGGCGGCCGTCAGCTACCAGCCGCAG GAGCTGTTGGGAAAGAATATTCTTGAACTTGCCCATCCCGAGGACCAGGGCTTGCTCCGGGACAGCTTTCAACAG GTGATGAAGCTGAAGGGTCAAGTCCTTTCAGTGATGTTCCGCTTCCGCGCCAAATCGAGAGAATGGATTTGGATGAGAACCAGCTCCTTCACCTTCCAGAACCCGTTTTCGGAAGAGATTGAATACATCATCTGCACAAATGTCAACGTCAA AAACGCGACTCAGGACCCTCTCACACCCGCCCGCTCCCCAGGGAGTTTGCTGCCCGCCTCCCTGTGTCAGAGCGGCTCAAACAGCCCCTCTGTGGTTGTTAGCCCCAGGCAGGTAGCTACCAG GCAattgcagcagcaacagcagcaggccGAACtggaagggggcggggccagtGACGGCCTGTATGAGGCGGGACCGATAACGCTCTCCCAG GTGGAGGTGCAGCCGGCGACTTCGGCTGGGCCAGACCACGGCAAGAGCCTGGAAAAGCCCGACCTGTACCCATCGTCCCTTTTCCAAGGTCAAAGCAAGGGCGTGGCCGCCCCTCCAACGCCCTCAGCCCAAATCTACCCCCCTGTCAACAACTTCAACGCCAGCGATGCATACAG GCCAGTCAGCATGGCGCCGCAGATGCCGCAACCGGCCCACTCGGCGGGGCAGATGCTAGCCCAGCTGTCCCGGCAGAATGGAGCCCCGCAGCCCGTCACCCCCTCCAACATCGCCAGTCCCCTCCACAGAGGACCGGCAGGAGGCTGGCCCGGTCCCGGAGCAGGCGCCGGAACCCAATTCACGAATCAG GTGGCTCCCCAAGCAGCTAAGACCATGTCTCCGCCGTTTGCTTCCATGGGTGGGTTTGGAGGCGGCTCTTCTACTTCTTTTGGCCAGATGCCCACTGGTGCAGCTCCCAGTCAAACCAGCGGCCCAAACTACCCACAAATCAACGCACGTGCCAGCGTCAACACAAACGGTTATG ATGCTTCTCAGTCGCAGTTCCCCTCCCGGGCAGCGGAGGCGGTGTGGCCCCAGTGGCAgggccagcagcagcactcGCAGAGCAATGCCGAGCAGCAGCCTCACGCGCAAGCCAACCAGCAAGACATGTTTACT GACGTGTTGTCCATGCTGGACCAGCCCAGCAACTTCAATAGCGATGACTTTGATATTCCCATGTACCCCACATTTCACGAGTGA
- the arnt gene encoding aryl hydrocarbon receptor nuclear translocator isoform X4: MLFHTDMSSSNQDLAEADLGMGASGAQASGGDVIPKSSKRRAAPDFDDDEGNKLFRCDDDTGGSNDKERFARENHSEIERRRRNKMTAYITELSDMVPTCSALARKPDKLTILRMAVSHMKSLRGSGNTNPDGSYKPSFLTDQELKHLILEAADGFLFVVSCESGRIVYVSDSVTPVLNQSQSDWLGSSLYDQLHPDDTEKLREQLSTVENNNTGRMLDLKTGTVKKESQQSSARMTMGARRSFICRMRCGSCPVEPVSMNRLNFLRNRNRNGLGVAKEGEPQYVVVHCTGYIKSWPPAGVSLSDNQADNAQGSRYCLVAIGRLQVTCCPGDSDVNSISVPVEFISRHNCQGIFTFVDHRCVAAVSYQPQELLGKNILELAHPEDQGLLRDSFQQVMKLKGQVLSVMFRFRAKSREWIWMRTSSFTFQNPFSEEIEYIICTNVNVKQLQQQQQQAELEGGGASDGLYEAGPITLSQVEVQPATSAGPDHGKSLEKPDLYPSSLFQGQSKGVAAPPTPSAQIYPPVNNFNASDAYRPVSMAPQMPQPAHSAGQMLAQLSRQNGAPQPVTPSNIASPLHRGPAGGWPGPGAGAGTQFTNQVAPQAAKTMSPPFASMGGFGGGSSTSFGQMPTGAAPSQTSGPNYPQINARASVNTNGYDASQSQFPSRAAEAVWPQWQGQQQHSQSNAEQQPHAQANQQDMFTDVLSMLDQPSNFNSDDFDIPMYPTFHE; the protein is encoded by the exons ATGTTATTCCACACGGACATGTCATCTTCAAACCAAG ATTTAGCTGAGGCAGATCTGGGCATGGGGGCCAGCGGGGCCCAAGCGAGCGGCGGGGACGTCATACCAAAAAGCAGCAAGAGACGAGCAGC GCCCGATTTTGATGACGACGAAGGAAACAAGTTGTTCAG GTGCGACGATGACACGGGTGGCTCCAACGATAAAGAGCGCTTCGCTAG GGAGAACCACAGCGAGAtcgagcggcggcggcggaatAAGATGACGGCCTATATCACGGAGTTGTCGGACATGGTGCCTACCTGCAGCGCGCTGGCGCGCAAGCCCGACAAGCTCACCATCCTGCGCATGGCCGTGTCACACATGAAGTCGCTGAGAGGCAGTGGCAACACCAACCCGGACGGCTCCTACAAGCCCTCCTTTCTCACCGACCAG GAGCTGAAGCACCTCATCCTGGAGGCGGCTGACGGCTTTCTGTTCGTGGTGTCGTGCGAGAGCGGTCGCATCGTTTACGTGTCGGACTCGGTGACGCCCGTCCTCAACCAGTCACAATCCGACTGGCTGGGCTCATCGCTCTATGACCAGCTGCATCCCGATGACACGGAGAAGCTGAGGGAGCAGCTGTCCACGGTGGAGAACAACAACACGG GGAGGATGTTGGACTTGAAAACGGGAACGGTGAAGAAGGAGAGCCAGCAGTCCTCGGCCAGGATGACGATGGGAGCCCGTCGCTCGTTCATATGCCGAATGAG GTGTGGCTCGTGTCCGGTGGAACCAGTGTCTATGAACAGACTCAACTTCCTTAGGAATAGAAACAG GAACGGTTTGGGTGTTGCAAAGGAGGGAGAGCCGCAGTATGTGGTGGTCCACTGTACAGGATACATCAAATCCTGGCCGCCCGCAG GTGTCTCCTTATCAGACAACCAAGCGGACAACGCTCAGGGGAGTCGCTACTGTCTCGTTGCCATCGGCAGACTGCAG GTGACTTGCTGTCCAGGTGACTCGGATGTCAACAGCATCAGCGTTCCGGTGGAGTTCATCTCGCGCCATAACTGCCAGGGCATTTTCACCTTTGTCGACCACCGATGCGTGGCGGCCGTCAGCTACCAGCCGCAG GAGCTGTTGGGAAAGAATATTCTTGAACTTGCCCATCCCGAGGACCAGGGCTTGCTCCGGGACAGCTTTCAACAG GTGATGAAGCTGAAGGGTCAAGTCCTTTCAGTGATGTTCCGCTTCCGCGCCAAATCGAGAGAATGGATTTGGATGAGAACCAGCTCCTTCACCTTCCAGAACCCGTTTTCGGAAGAGATTGAATACATCATCTGCACAAATGTCAACGTCAA GCAattgcagcagcaacagcagcaggccGAACtggaagggggcggggccagtGACGGCCTGTATGAGGCGGGACCGATAACGCTCTCCCAG GTGGAGGTGCAGCCGGCGACTTCGGCTGGGCCAGACCACGGCAAGAGCCTGGAAAAGCCCGACCTGTACCCATCGTCCCTTTTCCAAGGTCAAAGCAAGGGCGTGGCCGCCCCTCCAACGCCCTCAGCCCAAATCTACCCCCCTGTCAACAACTTCAACGCCAGCGATGCATACAG GCCAGTCAGCATGGCGCCGCAGATGCCGCAACCGGCCCACTCGGCGGGGCAGATGCTAGCCCAGCTGTCCCGGCAGAATGGAGCCCCGCAGCCCGTCACCCCCTCCAACATCGCCAGTCCCCTCCACAGAGGACCGGCAGGAGGCTGGCCCGGTCCCGGAGCAGGCGCCGGAACCCAATTCACGAATCAG GTGGCTCCCCAAGCAGCTAAGACCATGTCTCCGCCGTTTGCTTCCATGGGTGGGTTTGGAGGCGGCTCTTCTACTTCTTTTGGCCAGATGCCCACTGGTGCAGCTCCCAGTCAAACCAGCGGCCCAAACTACCCACAAATCAACGCACGTGCCAGCGTCAACACAAACGGTTATG ATGCTTCTCAGTCGCAGTTCCCCTCCCGGGCAGCGGAGGCGGTGTGGCCCCAGTGGCAgggccagcagcagcactcGCAGAGCAATGCCGAGCAGCAGCCTCACGCGCAAGCCAACCAGCAAGACATGTTTACT GACGTGTTGTCCATGCTGGACCAGCCCAGCAACTTCAATAGCGATGACTTTGATATTCCCATGTACCCCACATTTCACGAGTGA